From Paraburkholderia hayleyella, a single genomic window includes:
- a CDS encoding metallophosphoesterase, producing MPRRSLIFRIICIGILLHLYVGLRLIPDLPGGSFSHGLAVAWLAFSCALIPVGMLARSIEQQRLSAPFAWIGLLAMGFFSSLLILTALRDLVLLALGAVNLVWPHTLDLASWRSRSATLVLGLAGLVTALGFVNARRRARVVDVKVPIAHLPPALNGFTLVQISDIHVGPTIKRGYVDAIVTAVNALQPDLIAITGDVIDGSVPQLARHTAPLGRLHARHGVYLVTGNHEYYSGANAWIAEFRRLGLTVLLNQHVVITHDGAQAIIAGVNDYSAGRFDPAHQSDPVAALAHAPQDITLKILLAHQPRSAAAAAKAGFTLQLSGHTHGGQFFPWNYFVRLQQPFTAGLARWDALWVYTSRGTGYWGPPKRLGAPSEITRITLVLDSAHDAA from the coding sequence ATGCCCCGTCGCTCATTGATATTTCGCATCATCTGCATCGGTATCCTGCTGCATCTTTACGTCGGATTGCGGCTGATTCCCGATCTGCCTGGCGGATCTTTCAGCCACGGGCTCGCCGTTGCCTGGTTAGCGTTCTCATGCGCGCTGATTCCTGTTGGCATGCTGGCCCGCTCCATCGAACAGCAACGACTCAGTGCCCCATTCGCCTGGATCGGCTTGCTGGCGATGGGGTTTTTTTCCTCTTTATTGATTCTGACGGCGCTTCGTGACCTTGTGCTGCTCGCGCTGGGCGCCGTTAATCTCGTCTGGCCCCACACGCTTGACCTGGCAAGCTGGCGCAGCCGCTCGGCAACCCTGGTGCTGGGCCTGGCCGGGTTAGTGACAGCACTGGGCTTCGTCAATGCACGGCGTCGCGCTCGCGTCGTCGACGTCAAGGTACCGATTGCGCATCTGCCACCCGCGCTCAATGGCTTCACCCTCGTCCAGATCAGCGATATTCACGTCGGCCCCACCATCAAACGCGGCTATGTCGATGCGATCGTCACGGCGGTCAACGCGTTACAACCTGATCTGATCGCCATCACGGGCGATGTCATCGATGGCAGCGTGCCGCAACTCGCCCGCCATACCGCGCCATTAGGCCGCCTGCATGCACGCCATGGCGTTTATCTGGTAACGGGCAACCATGAGTACTATTCGGGAGCCAACGCATGGATCGCCGAGTTCAGACGTCTTGGCCTGACCGTGCTGCTCAACCAGCACGTGGTGATCACCCATGATGGCGCACAGGCCATCATCGCAGGCGTGAACGATTATTCGGCGGGCCGCTTCGATCCGGCGCACCAAAGCGACCCCGTCGCTGCGCTGGCACATGCGCCGCAGGACATCACGCTTAAGATCTTGCTGGCACATCAGCCGCGCAGCGCCGCAGCCGCGGCAAAAGCGGGCTTCACGCTACAGCTTTCGGGCCATACACATGGCGGCCAGTTTTTTCCGTGGAATTATTTCGTGCGTCTGCAACAGCCGTTCACCGCAGGCCTGGCCCGCTGGGATGCCCTATGGGTTTATACCAGCCGTGGTACGGGTTACTGGGGCCCGCCAAAGCGGCTAGGTGCGCCCTCTGAGATCACGCGGATCACACTCGTGCTGGATAGTGCTCACGATGCCGCATAA
- a CDS encoding NAD-dependent succinate-semialdehyde dehydrogenase — MNSSSASIASIALKDPALLKHQAYLAGQWQAADDNTTLDVVNPATGAHLGTIPRMGAAETRRAIDSANQAWPAWRALTGKQRGAILRQWHDLMLAHADDLALILTTEQGKPLAEAKGEIQYAASFLEWFAEEAKRINGDTIPTVASDRRLVVTKEPIGVCAAITPWNFPAAMITRKVGPALAAGCPIIVKPAEATPFSALALAVLAERAGVPAGIFSVITGEPKAIGGEMTSNPVVRKLSFTGSTAIGRLLMAQCAPTVKKVSLELGGNAPFIVFEDADLDAAVAGAIASKYRNSGQTCVCTNRFYIHERVYDAFTAKLSDAVKQLKVGLGTDAGVTQGPLINEAAVLKVEAHIEDALAKGARIVVGGKRHALGHGFFEPTVLADVTPAMKVARDETFGPLAPLFRFSSDEDVIQMANDTEFGLASYFYSRDIGRVWRVAEALEYGMVGINTGLISNEVAPFGGVKQSGLGREGSHYGVDDYVVIKYMCMGGL; from the coding sequence ATGAACTCTTCAAGCGCTTCAATCGCCTCAATCGCATTGAAAGACCCCGCCCTGCTCAAACACCAGGCCTATCTGGCCGGGCAATGGCAGGCCGCGGACGACAACACCACGCTCGACGTCGTCAACCCGGCGACGGGTGCGCACCTTGGCACCATCCCGCGCATGGGTGCGGCGGAAACCCGCCGTGCCATCGATTCAGCCAACCAGGCATGGCCCGCGTGGCGCGCACTCACGGGCAAGCAGCGCGGTGCGATCCTGCGTCAATGGCACGACCTGATGCTGGCGCACGCCGATGATCTCGCGCTGATCCTCACCACCGAACAAGGCAAGCCACTGGCCGAAGCCAAAGGCGAAATCCAGTACGCGGCTTCGTTTCTCGAATGGTTTGCCGAAGAAGCCAAGCGCATCAACGGCGACACCATCCCGACCGTCGCCAGTGACCGGCGCCTCGTCGTGACGAAAGAGCCGATCGGTGTGTGCGCGGCGATCACGCCATGGAACTTCCCCGCCGCGATGATTACCCGCAAGGTCGGCCCGGCACTCGCCGCAGGCTGCCCGATCATCGTCAAGCCCGCCGAAGCCACACCGTTCTCGGCACTCGCGCTGGCCGTGCTGGCGGAGCGCGCTGGCGTGCCGGCCGGCATTTTCAGCGTGATCACCGGCGAGCCCAAAGCCATTGGCGGCGAGATGACCAGCAACCCGGTCGTGCGCAAGCTGTCGTTTACGGGTTCCACCGCCATTGGCCGCCTGCTCATGGCGCAATGCGCCCCCACCGTGAAAAAGGTCTCGCTCGAACTCGGCGGCAATGCCCCTTTCATCGTGTTCGAGGATGCGGACCTGGACGCCGCCGTAGCCGGTGCGATTGCCTCGAAGTACCGCAACAGCGGCCAGACCTGCGTCTGTACCAACCGCTTTTATATCCATGAACGGGTCTATGACGCCTTCACGGCCAAGCTGAGCGATGCGGTGAAACAGCTGAAGGTCGGCTTGGGCACCGACGCGGGCGTCACCCAGGGGCCACTGATCAACGAGGCCGCAGTGCTCAAAGTCGAAGCGCATATCGAAGACGCGCTCGCCAAAGGCGCGCGCATCGTCGTGGGCGGCAAACGTCACGCGCTAGGGCACGGCTTTTTCGAGCCGACCGTGCTGGCCGATGTCACCCCCGCGATGAAAGTCGCCCGCGACGAAACCTTCGGGCCACTGGCACCGCTCTTTCGCTTTTCGTCGGATGAGGACGTCATCCAGATGGCCAATGACACCGAGTTCGGCCTCGCGTCGTATTTCTACAGCCGCGATATCGGCCGCGTCTGGCGTGTCGCGGAAGCGCTCGAGTACGGCATGGTCGGCATCAACACTGGGCTGATTTCAAATGAAGTCGCGCCCTTTGGCGGCGTCAAGCAATCTGGCCTAGGCCGCGAAGGCTCACATTACGGCGTCGACGATTACGTCGTCATCAAATACATGTGCATGGGCGGGCTGTAA
- a CDS encoding 4-aminobutyrate--2-oxoglutarate transaminase: protein MKNTDLQNRKNAATPRGVGVMCDFYAERAENAELWDVEGRRFIDFAAGIAVCNTGHRHPKIIAAIREQLDRFTHTAYQIVPYASYVELAEKINQRAPGKFTKKTAFFTTGAEAVENAIKIARAATGRPGVIAFTGGFHGRTMMGMALTGKVAPYKIGFGPFPSDVFHAPFPNPLHGVSTADSLKAIDTLFKADVDPKRVAAIIFEPVQGEGGFQPAPADFVRELRRLCDEHGILLIADEVQTGFARTGKLFAMEHYNVTADLMTMAKSLAGGMPLSGVVGRAEIMDAAAPGGLGGTYAGNPLAVAAAHAVLDIIDEEDLCQRASALGDKLKTKLVALQDNVPQIADVRGPGAMVAVEFCKPGKQEPDAAFAKLVQTKALERGLLLLVCGVYSNVVRFLFPLTIENAVFDEALAILETVLKETATA from the coding sequence ATGAAAAATACTGACCTGCAAAACCGTAAAAACGCTGCCACCCCGCGCGGGGTGGGTGTGATGTGCGATTTTTACGCCGAGCGCGCGGAAAACGCCGAGCTCTGGGACGTCGAAGGACGCCGCTTTATCGATTTCGCAGCAGGTATCGCCGTGTGCAACACAGGCCACCGGCACCCCAAAATTATCGCCGCGATCCGCGAACAGCTCGACCGCTTCACTCACACCGCATACCAGATCGTGCCCTACGCCTCGTATGTCGAACTGGCTGAAAAAATCAACCAGCGCGCCCCTGGCAAATTCACCAAAAAAACCGCGTTCTTCACCACGGGCGCGGAAGCCGTCGAGAACGCCATCAAAATCGCCCGCGCCGCCACGGGCCGCCCCGGCGTGATCGCCTTCACGGGCGGCTTTCATGGCCGCACGATGATGGGCATGGCACTCACTGGCAAAGTCGCGCCCTACAAGATCGGCTTTGGCCCGTTCCCCTCGGACGTGTTCCATGCCCCGTTCCCGAACCCGCTGCATGGCGTGAGCACCGCTGATTCACTCAAAGCCATCGACACCCTGTTCAAGGCCGACGTCGATCCCAAGCGCGTCGCGGCCATCATCTTCGAACCGGTGCAAGGCGAAGGCGGCTTCCAGCCAGCGCCGGCTGATTTCGTCCGCGAACTGCGCCGCCTGTGCGACGAACACGGCATCCTGCTAATCGCAGACGAAGTGCAAACCGGTTTCGCCCGCACGGGCAAGCTCTTTGCCATGGAGCATTACAACGTCACGGCAGACCTGATGACCATGGCCAAGAGCCTGGCGGGCGGCATGCCGCTGTCGGGTGTGGTGGGCCGCGCCGAGATCATGGATGCCGCAGCGCCTGGCGGGCTGGGCGGCACTTACGCGGGCAACCCGCTGGCCGTGGCCGCCGCGCACGCCGTGCTCGACATCATTGACGAAGAAGACCTGTGCCAGCGGGCCAGCGCCCTGGGCGACAAGCTCAAGACCAAGCTGGTCGCGCTGCAAGACAACGTGCCGCAAATCGCCGATGTGCGCGGCCCGGGCGCGATGGTCGCAGTCGAATTCTGCAAGCCCGGCAAGCAGGAACCCGATGCCGCATTCGCCAAGCTCGTGCAAACCAAAGCGCTGGAGCGAGGCTTGCTGCTGCTGGTGTGCGGGGTCTATAGCAATGTCGTACGTTTCCTGTTCCCGCTGACCATCGAGAACGCCGTGTTCGACGAAGCCCTCGCCATTCTCGAAACGGTGCTGAAGGAAACCGCGACCGCCTGA
- a CDS encoding PLP-dependent aminotransferase family protein, giving the protein MRASVLSDWLAQHLDRGNGQPLYRQLHRLLQQAILSRELPAGSKVPSSRLLAAELGIARNTVTQVYEQLVLEGYVSSATGRGTFVADSAPDEIIGTPDASAAPDAANLPDATRGAPDAALRQALFAPGSARLARSGTPLAPERALSRRGARLVAGAGVSKRQGGAFMPGVPDVTRFPARVWSRLQNKYWRRLRPDLLTYAPGGGQAWLRHVLADYLRTARSVQCAPEQIIITTGIHQSVDLAVRLLSDVGDVIWTEDPCYWGVRSVLQVSGLEVRPVAVDDEGINPGPDDLLQPPKLMLVTPSHQYPLGMVMSLQRRRMLLEYARQHQCWIIEDDYDSEFRYGSRPLASLQGLDSAGQVIYVGSFGKTLFPGLRIGYLVAPAALAERFATASAELYREGQLLQQAMLAEFIAEGHFTSHIRKMRALYGQRRGALLEAVAQRYGTTLPVLGGDAGLHLVLQLPPGADDRAAAAAALERNIVVRALSGYYAEAARAQPGLLLGYACVPDEEIVPAFATLSQALDERLGLG; this is encoded by the coding sequence ATGCGCGCGAGCGTGCTTTCCGACTGGCTGGCGCAGCATCTGGACCGGGGTAACGGCCAGCCGTTGTATCGCCAGCTGCACCGGCTTTTGCAACAGGCCATCTTGTCACGTGAGCTGCCTGCGGGCAGCAAAGTGCCGTCTTCACGGCTGCTGGCCGCCGAACTCGGGATTGCGCGCAACACGGTGACGCAGGTCTATGAGCAACTGGTGCTGGAAGGCTATGTGAGTTCCGCGACGGGGCGCGGCACCTTCGTCGCGGATAGCGCGCCCGATGAAATCATCGGCACGCCCGATGCTTCCGCTGCTCCTGATGCCGCCAATCTCCCCGATGCCACGCGCGGCGCGCCGGACGCGGCGTTACGGCAAGCCCTGTTTGCGCCTGGCTCAGCCCGGCTAGCCCGTTCAGGCACGCCGCTGGCGCCGGAGCGCGCCCTCTCGCGGCGTGGCGCGCGGCTGGTTGCGGGGGCGGGCGTATCGAAGCGGCAAGGTGGCGCGTTCATGCCTGGCGTGCCGGATGTGACACGCTTTCCCGCGCGGGTGTGGAGTCGCTTGCAGAACAAATACTGGCGGCGCTTGCGTCCCGATTTGCTGACTTACGCGCCCGGTGGCGGCCAGGCGTGGCTGCGCCACGTGCTGGCTGATTACCTGCGCACGGCGCGCTCGGTGCAGTGCGCGCCCGAGCAGATCATCATCACGACCGGCATTCACCAGTCCGTTGATCTGGCGGTCCGGCTGCTGTCCGACGTGGGCGACGTGATCTGGACCGAAGACCCGTGTTACTGGGGCGTGCGCAGCGTGCTGCAAGTCTCGGGGCTCGAAGTCCGGCCGGTCGCGGTCGATGACGAAGGAATCAACCCCGGGCCCGATGACCTGCTTCAGCCACCGAAGCTGATGCTGGTGACGCCCTCGCATCAGTACCCGCTCGGCATGGTGATGAGCCTGCAGCGCCGCCGCATGCTGCTCGAATACGCCCGCCAGCATCAGTGCTGGATCATCGAGGACGATTACGACAGCGAGTTTCGCTATGGCAGCCGGCCGCTGGCTTCGTTGCAAGGGCTGGATAGCGCGGGGCAGGTGATCTACGTCGGCAGTTTTGGCAAGACACTGTTTCCGGGTTTGCGCATCGGCTATCTGGTGGCACCCGCCGCGCTGGCCGAGCGCTTTGCGACCGCGAGCGCGGAGCTCTACCGCGAAGGGCAATTGCTGCAACAGGCGATGCTGGCCGAATTTATCGCGGAAGGGCATTTCACTTCCCATATCCGCAAGATGCGCGCGCTATACGGGCAGCGGCGTGGCGCGCTGCTGGAGGCCGTGGCGCAACGTTATGGCACCACCTTGCCGGTGCTGGGCGGCGATGCGGGTTTGCATCTGGTGCTGCAGTTGCCCCCGGGGGCGGATGACCGGGCCGCAGCCGCGGCAGCGCTGGAGCGCAACATCGTCGTGCGCGCGTTGTCGGGGTATTACGCCGAGGCGGCACGGGCCCAGCCGGGGCTTTTGCTGGGCTACGCCTGCGTGCCTGACGAAGAGATCGTGCCCGCCTTCGCCACCCTCTCCCAGGCGCTCGATGAGCGGCTTGGGCTGGGGTAA
- the selD gene encoding selenide, water dikinase SelD: MTESASAAVPAGFLPVATVPRLTSLSHGGGCGCKIAPGVLANLLKRHMPLPAFPHLMVGPDTADDAAVYRLNDEQALIATTDFFMPIVDDAYDFGRIAATNALSDVYAMGGTPILALALVGMPISVLPHDTIAAVLRGGEDVCAEAGIPIAGGHSIDSVEPIYGLAALGLVHPQHVKRNATAQAGDVLVLGKALGVGVLAAALKQNQLDAAGYAALIATTTQLNRPGIALAALPQVHALTDVTGFGLLGHTLELARGAQLTARLRYAALPWLPGVEAFAQAGIATGASGRNWNAYRTGVTLAPRLPAIAQALLTDPQTSGGLLVACAPEAVPDVLTLFYEQGFAAATVIGEMRAGAAQVEVV, from the coding sequence ATGACCGAATCCGCTTCCGCTGCCGTTCCTGCCGGCTTCCTCCCGGTGGCTACCGTGCCCCGTCTCACCAGCCTCTCGCATGGCGGGGGCTGTGGCTGCAAGATCGCCCCCGGCGTGCTGGCCAACCTGCTCAAGCGGCATATGCCGCTGCCCGCTTTTCCTCATTTGATGGTTGGCCCCGATACCGCTGATGATGCCGCTGTCTACCGGCTCAACGACGAGCAGGCGCTGATCGCCACGACCGATTTCTTCATGCCTATCGTTGACGACGCCTATGATTTTGGCCGCATTGCCGCGACCAATGCGCTGTCCGACGTGTATGCCATGGGCGGCACGCCGATTCTCGCGCTGGCCCTCGTGGGCATGCCGATCAGCGTGCTGCCGCATGACACGATTGCCGCCGTGCTGCGCGGCGGCGAAGACGTGTGCGCCGAAGCCGGGATTCCAATCGCAGGCGGGCATTCGATCGATTCGGTTGAGCCGATCTATGGCCTGGCCGCGCTCGGCCTCGTGCACCCGCAGCATGTCAAACGCAACGCCACCGCTCAAGCCGGTGATGTGCTGGTGCTGGGCAAGGCGCTTGGTGTCGGCGTGCTCGCCGCGGCGTTGAAACAGAACCAGCTCGATGCGGCAGGCTATGCCGCGCTGATCGCCACCACCACCCAGCTCAACCGGCCCGGTATCGCGCTCGCTGCGCTGCCCCAGGTGCACGCGCTGACGGATGTGACGGGCTTTGGCCTGCTCGGTCACACGCTAGAGCTGGCGCGCGGCGCGCAACTTACCGCGCGTTTGCGCTATGCCGCCTTGCCGTGGCTGCCCGGCGTCGAAGCCTTCGCTCAGGCGGGTATTGCGACAGGGGCTTCCGGGCGCAACTGGAATGCTTACCGCACGGGCGTGACGCTCGCGCCCCGCTTGCCCGCTATCGCCCAGGCGCTGCTGACCGATCCGCAAACCTCGGGCGGCCTGCTCGTGGCTTGCGCGCCCGAAGCGGTACCTGATGTGCTGACGCTGTTTTATGAGCAAGGCTTCGCCGCTGCCACCGTGATCGGTGAGATGCGCGCAGGTGCGGCGCAGGTCGAAGTCGTGTGA
- a CDS encoding cation diffusion facilitator family transporter, which produces MREESPKAIIYALAANMGIAVCKFVAAAFTGSGSMFAEAIHSSADCGNQILLLLGLRAARKPASALHPLGAGREINFYALIVALLLFFVGGAFSVYEGVHRLVAHEPLSNAYVALLVLGVSLVLEALSLAGALREIRRHNPGQPLWRWFRETRESELLVVAGEDIAALAGLVIAFIAVLLAMLTGNPVFDALGSIGVGLLLMVIAYAVAREVKSMLLGESASPAVRGAIEAHLRARPEVRGLVNLITLQWGRHVVVAVQAEMADYPSGRAMIDAINVIEEDLQQAFPQVKWVFFEPEVQREERG; this is translated from the coding sequence ATGCGAGAAGAATCTCCGAAAGCCATTATTTACGCGCTGGCCGCCAACATGGGCATCGCCGTGTGCAAGTTCGTGGCCGCCGCGTTCACCGGCTCCGGCTCGATGTTTGCCGAGGCGATTCATTCGAGCGCCGATTGCGGCAACCAGATCTTGCTGCTGCTGGGCCTGCGCGCCGCGCGCAAACCTGCCAGCGCGCTGCATCCGCTTGGCGCGGGACGCGAAATCAATTTCTATGCGCTGATCGTTGCGTTGCTGCTGTTTTTTGTCGGCGGGGCTTTTTCGGTCTATGAGGGCGTGCACCGGCTCGTGGCTCATGAGCCGCTGTCGAATGCCTATGTGGCGTTGCTGGTGCTGGGGGTGTCGCTCGTGCTCGAGGCGCTGTCGCTAGCGGGCGCCTTGCGCGAGATCCGCCGGCACAACCCGGGGCAGCCGTTGTGGCGCTGGTTCCGCGAGACGCGCGAATCCGAGCTGCTGGTGGTGGCGGGCGAAGACATCGCGGCACTCGCCGGGCTGGTGATCGCCTTTATCGCCGTGCTGCTGGCCATGCTGACCGGCAACCCGGTATTCGATGCGCTGGGGTCGATCGGTGTGGGGCTGCTGTTGATGGTGATCGCCTACGCGGTGGCCCGTGAAGTGAAATCGATGCTGCTCGGCGAATCCGCCAGTCCCGCTGTGCGGGGCGCCATCGAAGCGCATTTGCGCGCTCGTCCGGAAGTGCGCGGCCTCGTCAATCTCATTACGTTGCAATGGGGGCGCCACGTGGTGGTGGCGGTGCAGGCGGAAATGGCCGATTACCCCAGCGGGCGCGCGATGATCGATGCGATCAATGTGATTGAAGAGGATTTGCAGCAGGCCTTCCCCCAGGTGAAATGGGTGTTCTTCGAGCCCGAGGTGCAGCGCGAGGAACGAGGCTAA
- the flhC gene encoding flagellar transcriptional regulator FlhC: MLKRSLAEDAQEVFRAIALIELGARMQVLESELTLSRDRMIRLYREVKGVSPPKGMLPFSADWYMTWLANIHASLFYNIYLFLKHEAQCSHLDALTKGYRLYLEHCRNSATEAVLDLTRAWTLVRFFDADILQLTACCRCNGKFVAHRHDLQHNIVCGACQPPSRAGKTRKAAAAARQQALELAGSASS, encoded by the coding sequence ATGCTCAAGCGAAGCCTGGCCGAAGACGCCCAGGAAGTCTTCCGCGCGATCGCACTCATCGAGCTAGGCGCGCGTATGCAAGTGCTGGAAAGCGAGCTGACACTCTCGCGCGACCGGATGATTCGCCTCTACCGCGAGGTCAAGGGCGTCTCGCCGCCCAAAGGCATGCTGCCGTTTTCCGCTGACTGGTACATGACGTGGCTCGCCAATATCCACGCCTCACTGTTCTACAACATCTATCTCTTCCTCAAACATGAAGCGCAATGTTCGCATCTCGATGCCCTGACGAAGGGCTATCGCCTGTATCTCGAACATTGCCGCAACAGCGCAACCGAAGCCGTGCTCGATCTGACGCGGGCGTGGACGCTGGTGCGCTTTTTCGATGCGGACATTTTGCAGCTGACGGCTTGCTGCCGCTGCAATGGCAAGTTCGTCGCGCATCGTCATGATCTGCAACATAACATCGTGTGCGGTGCGTGCCAGCCGCCTTCGCGCGCGGGCAAAACCCGCAAGGCAGCCGCTGCGGCACGACAACAGGCGCTGGAACTCGCTGGCAGCGCGTCATCCTGA
- the flhD gene encoding flagellar transcriptional regulator FlhD, with translation MDRSSETLDSIREINLSYVMLAQRMLREDKAVGMFRLGLSSELADLLAGLTLAQCVKLASSGQLLCFFRLTDHAMLAALTQTSRHAEVAPTHTAILLAGQQVEQFA, from the coding sequence ATGGACCGTAGCAGCGAAACACTCGATTCAATCCGTGAAATCAACCTGTCCTACGTCATGCTGGCACAGCGCATGCTGCGTGAAGACAAGGCAGTGGGCATGTTCCGTCTGGGACTGTCGTCGGAACTGGCAGACCTGCTGGCCGGGCTCACGCTCGCGCAGTGCGTCAAGCTGGCTTCCTCGGGACAGCTTCTGTGTTTTTTCCGTCTGACCGATCACGCGATGCTCGCGGCGTTGACGCAAACCTCGCGGCATGCCGAAGTGGCGCCAACCCACACCGCGATTTTGCTGGCGGGCCAGCAAGTTGAGCAATTCGCCTGA
- a CDS encoding RbsD/FucU family protein has product MLKNLNPLLNADVLHVLRAMGHGDDLVICDANFPGAAVARSTVVGQALRLDGANTVEVLRAVLSVLPLDTFVDCPAWRMEVVGEPDTLPQVQREALIEIEAAEGRAVKLAGLERFAFYERAGKAYGVIVTGEQRGYGCFILRKGVLLARDAPVASR; this is encoded by the coding sequence ATGCTGAAGAATCTGAATCCGCTGCTGAATGCCGATGTGCTGCACGTGTTGCGTGCGATGGGACATGGCGATGATCTCGTGATCTGCGACGCCAATTTTCCGGGTGCCGCGGTGGCTCGCTCCACGGTCGTGGGGCAGGCACTGCGTCTTGATGGTGCGAACACGGTCGAAGTGCTGCGGGCGGTATTGTCAGTATTGCCGCTCGATACGTTCGTCGATTGCCCGGCATGGCGCATGGAAGTGGTGGGCGAGCCGGACACGCTGCCTCAGGTGCAGCGCGAAGCGCTGATTGAAATCGAAGCCGCCGAAGGCCGCGCCGTGAAGCTGGCCGGGCTTGAGCGCTTTGCGTTTTATGAGCGCGCAGGCAAGGCGTATGGCGTGATCGTCACGGGCGAGCAGCGCGGCTACGGCTGCTTTATCTTGCGCAAAGGCGTGTTGCTGGCTCGGGATGCACCCGTTGCAAGCCGCTAG
- a CDS encoding MFS transporter, which translates to MQATEQPDAPSARPAPAPRALGRSDYKTLGLAALGGALEFYDFIIFVFFATTIGQLFFPPAIPDWLRQLQTFGIFAAGYLARPLGGIIMAHFGDLLGRKRMFTLSVLLMSVPTLLMGLLPTYASIGLLAPVLLLLFRVMQGAAVGGEVPGAWVFVSEHVPSRHIGYACGTLTAGLTAGILLGSLVASAVNRHFLPEEILAYGWRVPFLLGGVFGLFSVYLRRWLHETPVFAEMQQRQSLAAEIPLKAVLRDHGRAVIVSMLLTWMLSAAIVVVILMTPTLLQKQFHVPPATALLANALATLCLSVGCVVAGTIAGRFGARRTIFIGALLLATSYYLMFQQVALDVSTLLPLYALTGFLVGVIGALPFVMVKAFPAVVRFSGISFSYNIAYAVFGGLTPVVVSLMMKSNPMAPALYVAVICAIGALTTFFFRDAPEDPAHR; encoded by the coding sequence ATGCAAGCGACAGAACAGCCCGACGCGCCTTCCGCGCGTCCCGCGCCCGCACCCCGCGCCCTTGGCCGGAGCGATTACAAAACCCTCGGCCTGGCGGCTTTGGGTGGCGCGCTGGAGTTTTACGACTTCATCATCTTCGTTTTTTTCGCCACCACCATTGGCCAGCTGTTTTTCCCGCCGGCCATTCCAGACTGGCTGCGCCAGTTGCAAACTTTTGGCATCTTCGCCGCGGGCTACCTGGCGCGCCCGCTAGGCGGCATCATCATGGCGCACTTCGGCGACCTGCTGGGACGCAAGCGGATGTTCACGCTAAGCGTGCTGTTGATGTCGGTGCCCACGCTGCTCATGGGCTTGCTGCCCACCTATGCCAGCATCGGCCTGCTGGCGCCTGTACTGCTTTTGCTCTTTCGTGTGATGCAAGGCGCAGCGGTCGGAGGAGAAGTGCCCGGAGCCTGGGTATTCGTCTCCGAACACGTGCCCTCGCGCCATATTGGCTACGCCTGCGGCACACTGACCGCCGGACTGACAGCGGGCATCCTGCTCGGCTCGCTGGTGGCATCGGCGGTGAACCGGCATTTCCTGCCGGAAGAAATCCTCGCCTATGGCTGGCGCGTGCCCTTCTTGCTGGGTGGGGTGTTTGGGCTCTTTTCGGTGTATTTGCGCCGCTGGCTGCATGAGACGCCCGTCTTTGCCGAAATGCAGCAGCGTCAGTCACTGGCTGCTGAAATTCCGTTGAAGGCCGTGCTGCGCGACCATGGCCGCGCGGTGATCGTATCGATGTTGCTAACGTGGATGCTATCCGCCGCGATCGTAGTCGTGATCCTGATGACGCCCACCCTGTTGCAAAAGCAATTTCACGTGCCGCCTGCCACCGCACTGCTCGCCAATGCGCTCGCCACGCTGTGCCTCAGCGTGGGCTGTGTCGTCGCGGGCACGATCGCGGGCCGCTTTGGTGCCCGCCGCACGATCTTTATCGGCGCGCTGCTGCTTGCCACGTCGTACTACCTGATGTTTCAGCAAGTCGCACTCGACGTCTCGACACTCTTGCCGCTTTATGCGCTGACGGGGTTTCTGGTCGGTGTGATCGGCGCGCTGCCGTTCGTCATGGTGAAGGCGTTTCCGGCCGTGGTCCGGTTTTCGGGCATTTCGTTTTCATACAACATTGCCTATGCCGTGTTTGGCGGGCTCACACCGGTAGTGGTCTCGCTCATGATGAAGTCGAACCCGATGGCGCCCGCGCTTTATGTCGCCGTGATCTGCGCGATTGGCGCGCTGACGACGTTTTTCTTCCGCGATGCGCCGGAGGATCCGGCTCATCGCTGA